In Elusimicrobiota bacterium, one DNA window encodes the following:
- a CDS encoding peptide-binding protein, translated as MGRPFRPFVLLPFLLAACGRDPIPEPAWQSAATFQPGDLGDTFVESSIGDASRLNPLLATDSASGDICGYVFNGLVKYDKDLRLVGDLAASWEIRKGGLEIIFHLRPGVRWHDGVPFTARDVVFTYRVLIDSNVATPFGADFADVQSVEAPDDRTVRVRYAKPFAPALESWGMGMIPEHIFKDGPVNTNPANRRPVGTGPYQFLEWKPDEKIVLEANADYFEGRPRLDRIVYRIIPDSSVEFLELRNESIDFMGLSPDQYGAYPEFFRHYNKFSYPSFSYTYLAFNLDHPFFADRRVRQALAQAVDRKDIIQGVLLGRGRSATGPFPPSSWAFDPSVPEDVYDPEAAKALLKSAGWADANGDGILDKDGRPFEFTVLTNQGNKLRELTATILQSHFARVGIQMNIRILEWSAFIHNYVDKRNFDALILAWNLSRDPDQYVIWHSSQRGPGKYNFAGYANPAADRLWEEGRQTFNPDRRRDIYHRLHRLLAQDRPYLFLYYPESLPVVHRRIHGVQTAPAGIAWNFREWFVPRALQKYRVSAN; from the coding sequence GTGGGTCGGCCGTTCCGGCCGTTCGTCCTCCTTCCTTTCCTCCTGGCCGCCTGCGGCCGCGATCCTATTCCGGAGCCGGCCTGGCAGAGCGCCGCGACCTTCCAGCCCGGCGACCTGGGCGACACCTTTGTGGAGTCCAGCATCGGCGACGCCTCCCGCCTGAACCCCCTCCTGGCCACGGACTCCGCCTCGGGCGACATCTGCGGCTACGTCTTCAACGGGCTGGTCAAATACGACAAGGACCTCCGCCTGGTGGGGGACCTGGCGGCCTCCTGGGAAATCCGAAAGGGCGGGCTGGAAATCATTTTCCACCTGCGCCCGGGCGTCCGCTGGCACGACGGCGTTCCCTTTACCGCCCGGGACGTGGTCTTCACCTACCGGGTGCTCATCGATTCGAACGTGGCCACGCCCTTCGGCGCGGATTTCGCCGACGTGCAAAGCGTGGAGGCGCCGGACGACCGGACCGTGCGGGTGCGCTACGCGAAACCCTTCGCCCCGGCCCTGGAGTCCTGGGGCATGGGGATGATCCCGGAACATATTTTCAAAGACGGTCCGGTGAACACGAACCCCGCCAACCGGCGCCCCGTGGGCACGGGGCCCTACCAATTCCTGGAATGGAAGCCCGACGAAAAGATCGTTCTCGAGGCCAACGCGGATTATTTCGAAGGGCGGCCCCGCCTGGATCGGATCGTCTACCGGATCATCCCCGACAGCTCCGTGGAGTTTTTGGAGTTGCGGAACGAATCCATCGATTTCATGGGCCTCTCGCCGGACCAATACGGGGCCTACCCGGAATTCTTCCGGCACTACAACAAGTTCAGCTACCCGTCTTTTTCCTACACCTACCTGGCGTTCAATCTGGACCATCCCTTTTTCGCCGACCGGCGCGTGCGCCAGGCCCTGGCCCAGGCCGTGGACCGCAAGGACATCATTCAAGGGGTGTTGCTCGGGCGGGGCCGCTCGGCCACGGGGCCCTTTCCGCCCAGCTCCTGGGCCTTCGACCCCTCGGTGCCCGAGGACGTTTACGATCCCGAAGCCGCCAAGGCGCTTCTTAAATCCGCGGGCTGGGCCGACGCCAACGGCGACGGGATATTGGACAAGGACGGCCGCCCCTTCGAGTTTACCGTGCTGACCAACCAGGGGAACAAATTGCGGGAACTGACCGCGACCATCCTCCAATCCCATTTCGCCCGGGTGGGGATCCAGATGAACATCCGGATTTTGGAATGGTCGGCTTTCATCCACAATTACGTGGACAAGCGGAATTTCGACGCCTTGATCCTGGCCTGGAACCTCTCCCGGGACCCGGACCAATACGTGATCTGGCACTCCAGCCAGCGGGGGCCGGGCAAATACAATTTCGCGGGCTACGCGAACCCCGCGGCGGACCGCCTGTGGGAGGAAGGCCGCCAGACCTTCAACCCCGACCGTCGCCGGGACATTTACCACCGCCTGCACCGGTTGCTGGCCCAGGACCGCCCCTATTTGTTCCTCTACTACCCGGAGTCCCTGCCCGTGGTCCATCGTCGGATCCACGGGGTGCAAACGGCCCCGGCGGGCATCGCCTGGAATTTCCGGGAGTGGTTTGTGCCCCGGGCTCTTCAAAAATACCGGGTGTCGGCGAACTGA
- a CDS encoding ABC transporter permease: MGRYFLRRLLLTLPLLLGITLISFLVMRLAPGGPTDMATTMNMKASTEARARLVKLYGLDKPLPVQYGLWLSRLARLDFGNSFRDDRPVLPKIGARLPATLALNVLSLLLIFIVAVPLGVWSAVKRDSMFDRLATLFVFIGYSVPTFWLSLLLMIFFGLKLGWLPISGLRSLNFDDLSAGSKGVDLARHLALPVFVSAFTGLAGLSRFTRNGTLEVIRQDYIRTARAKGLSEGRVIFKHALRNALIPVVTILGLSLPDLIGGSFIFETIFAYPGMGRLGFDAVMARDYPVVMAVGTIAALLTLLGNFAADLTYAAVDPRIRFGR, translated from the coding sequence ATGGGTCGTTACTTTTTGCGGCGGCTGTTGCTCACCCTGCCGCTATTGCTCGGAATCACGCTCATCAGTTTCCTGGTCATGCGCCTGGCCCCGGGCGGGCCCACGGACATGGCGACCACCATGAACATGAAAGCCTCGACGGAGGCCCGGGCGCGCCTCGTGAAGCTCTACGGGTTGGACAAGCCGTTGCCCGTTCAATACGGCCTTTGGCTCTCCCGGCTGGCGCGTTTGGATTTCGGGAATTCCTTCCGGGACGACCGGCCGGTTTTGCCCAAGATCGGCGCGCGGCTTCCCGCCACCCTGGCGCTGAACGTCCTGTCCCTTCTTCTCATTTTCATCGTGGCGGTTCCCCTGGGCGTGTGGTCGGCGGTCAAGCGGGATTCGATGTTCGACCGCCTGGCGACGCTGTTTGTTTTCATCGGCTACTCCGTGCCGACCTTCTGGCTGTCGCTCCTCCTGATGATCTTCTTCGGTTTGAAACTGGGGTGGCTTCCCATCTCCGGGTTACGGTCCTTAAACTTCGACGACTTGTCCGCCGGGTCCAAGGGCGTGGACTTGGCGCGGCACTTGGCGCTTCCGGTGTTCGTGAGCGCTTTCACGGGATTGGCGGGCCTGTCGCGCTTCACCCGGAACGGCACGCTGGAGGTGATCCGCCAGGACTACATTCGAACGGCCCGGGCCAAGGGGCTCTCCGAGGGGCGCGTGATTTTCAAGCACGCCCTTCGAAACGCGCTGATCCCCGTGGTGACGATCCTGGGGCTCTCGCTCCCCGATTTGATCGGTGGCAGTTTTATTTTTGAAACCATCTTCGCCTACCCGGGCATGGGGCGTCTGGGCTTCGACGCCGTCATGGCCCGGGACTATCCGGTGGTCATGGCGGTGGGGACCATCGCGGCGCTTCTGACGCTCCTGGGGAACTTCGCGGCGGATTTGACCTACGCGGCGGTGGACCCCCGCATCCGGTTCGGCCGATGA